The following coding sequences are from one Cyprinus carpio isolate SPL01 chromosome A24, ASM1834038v1, whole genome shotgun sequence window:
- the LOC122135395 gene encoding complement C1q-like protein 3, translating to MVLVLVILIPVLVSSAGTSAAHYEMLGTCRMVCDPYGTKSPTSTVSADPVRDSNLMQSLPTFIQGPKGEPGRPGKVGPRGPPGEPGPPGPPGEKGEPGRPGLPGQPGPNMATGAISAATYSTVPKIAFYAGLKKQHEGYELLKFDDVVTNLGNHYDPTTGKFTCSIPGIYYFTYHVLMRGGDGTSMWADLCKNNQVRASAIAQDADQNYDYASNSAVLHLEPGDEVYIKLDGGKAHGGNNNKYSTFSGFIIYVD from the exons ATGGTCCTGGTGCTGGTGATCCTGATCCCGGTTTTGGTGAGCTCTGCCGGGACATCCGCCGCGCACTACGAGATGCTCGGCACCTGCAGGATGGTTTGCGATCCTTACGGTACCAAATCCCCGACCAGCACGGTCTCAGCAGACCCTGTCCGGGACAGCAACCTTATGCAGTCTTTACCAACTTTTATACAAGGTCCGAAAGGTGAACCAGGACGCCCGGGGAAAGTGGGGCCGAGGGGCCCTCCCGGAGAACCCGGACCCCCTGGACCTCCCGGAGAGAAGGGGGAACCGGGACGGCCTGGATTACCCGGGCAGCCGGGACCAAACATGGCAACGGGCGCCATCAGCGCGGCCACCTATAGCACCGTGCCCAAAATCGCCTTTTACGCAGGGCTCAAAAAGCAGCACGAGGGCTACGAGCTGCTGAAGTTTGACGACGTGGTCACGAATCTCGGGAATCATTACGACCCGACCACGGGCAAATTTACCTGCTCCATACCGGGAATATACTACTTTACGTACCATGTGCTCATGCGAGGAGGAGACGGAACCAGCATGTGGGCTGATCTGTGCAAGAACAACCAG GTCCGTGCCAGCGCCATCGCCCAGGACGCAGATCAAAACTATGACTACGCCAGCAACAGCGCTGTTCTTCATCTGGAGCCCGGAGACGAAGTCTACATCAAATTAGACGGGGGTAAAGCCCACGGGGGCAACAACAACAAGTACAGCACCTTCTCTGGTTTTATTATATACGTCGATTAG